One window from the genome of Hyphomonas neptunium ATCC 15444 encodes:
- the recF gene encoding DNA replication/repair protein RecF (All proteins in this family for which functions are known are DNA-binding proteins that assist the filamentation of RecA onto DNA for the initiation of recombination or recombinational repair.), giving the protein MTALTRLSLTDFRNYAGLTLRLDARPVCLYGSNGAGKTNLLEAVSQFGPGRGLRSAQLSEMTRRDAPGGWALAATLDDEQKISITLDTAGTAKRTVRIDGAPASPGDLAERIRIVWLTPAMDGVFRGGASDRRRFFDRLVMAHLPAHGKAAARYDKALAERNALIERGHVDPAWADAIEARLAEAGTEMAINRAIVLEALQIAIDARPEGHFPKADLTLEGAAEAAALKGEDFRTIFDLLVDAYHSGRRRDIGAGRTLSGPHRTDLAVIHRPTAAPAGEASTGQQKALLIGLVLASATALSAGGSGPSPLLLLDEAAAHLDPDRRAALFDELTVLGGQAWLTGTEAFLFEAFGDRAQRIRVDEGSATLAE; this is encoded by the coding sequence ATGACCGCCCTGACCCGCCTCAGCCTGACGGATTTCCGCAACTATGCCGGCCTGACGCTGCGCCTCGATGCGCGCCCCGTCTGCCTTTACGGCTCCAATGGCGCGGGCAAGACAAACCTCCTGGAAGCCGTCAGCCAGTTCGGGCCGGGCCGCGGCCTGCGCAGCGCGCAGCTCTCCGAGATGACCCGGCGCGATGCCCCCGGCGGCTGGGCGCTAGCGGCCACATTGGATGACGAACAGAAAATCTCCATCACGCTGGACACCGCCGGAACCGCCAAGCGCACGGTGCGCATCGATGGCGCGCCCGCTTCGCCCGGAGACCTCGCCGAACGCATCCGCATCGTCTGGCTCACCCCGGCGATGGACGGGGTATTCCGGGGCGGGGCGTCTGACCGGCGCCGCTTCTTCGACAGGCTGGTGATGGCCCACCTCCCCGCACATGGCAAAGCGGCGGCGCGCTATGACAAGGCCCTCGCCGAGCGCAACGCCCTGATTGAGCGCGGCCATGTCGACCCCGCCTGGGCCGATGCGATTGAGGCGCGCCTCGCCGAAGCGGGCACCGAAATGGCCATCAACCGCGCCATCGTTCTGGAAGCTCTGCAGATCGCCATCGACGCGCGCCCCGAAGGCCATTTCCCGAAAGCTGACCTCACCCTGGAAGGCGCGGCCGAAGCCGCCGCCCTCAAGGGTGAAGACTTCCGCACGATCTTTGATCTGCTGGTCGACGCCTATCATAGCGGCCGCCGCCGAGACATCGGCGCGGGCCGCACCCTGTCAGGCCCCCACCGCACAGACCTCGCCGTCATCCACCGGCCCACCGCCGCGCCCGCCGGCGAAGCCTCCACCGGCCAGCAGAAAGCGCTCTTGATCGGCCTCGTCCTCGCCTCGGCCACCGCCCTCTCGGCAGGCGGCTCCGGCCCCTCGCCCCTTCTGCTGCTGGATGAAGCGGCCGCCCATCTCGACCCCGACCGGCGCGCCGCCCTCTTCGACGAACTCACCGTGCTGGGCGGTCAGGCCTGGCTCACCGGCACAGAGGCCTTCCTCTTCGAAGCCTTCGGCGACCGCGCCCAGCGTATCCGCGTGGATGAAGGGTCTGCCACCCTCGCTGAATAG
- a CDS encoding putative quinol monooxygenase produces MQTGRRIFIGGALATAALAGLPGHAETRETGMYGLIGKFISADGKRDELIGYLLEGLRDMPGCLSYIVASDPAEPNTIWVTEAWSDADSHKASLALPQVQAAIQKARPIIAGMEQIAETQPQGGHGLHSGD; encoded by the coding sequence GTGCAGACGGGCCGCCGCATCTTCATCGGCGGCGCGCTCGCCACAGCTGCGCTGGCCGGATTGCCCGGCCATGCAGAAACCAGGGAGACGGGCATGTACGGCCTGATCGGCAAATTCATTTCGGCAGACGGCAAGCGCGATGAACTCATCGGCTACCTGCTGGAAGGCCTGCGCGATATGCCCGGCTGCCTCAGCTATATCGTGGCGAGCGATCCGGCAGAGCCCAATACCATCTGGGTCACCGAAGCCTGGAGCGACGCTGACAGCCACAAGGCCTCCCTCGCCCTGCCCCAGGTTCAGGCCGCCATCCAGAAAGCCCGGCCAATCATTGCGGGCATGGAGCAGATCGCCGAGACACAGCCACAGGGCGGGCACGGACTTCATTCCGGCGACTGA
- the dnaN gene encoding DNA polymerase III subunit beta — protein MKLTIERGDLLDALSHVQNIVERRTTIPILSNVLLEATQGALKLTATDLDIEAVDSALANVSRPGSVTAPAGTLFDVVRKLPSGAEVELELNPESQRLTIAAGRSLFELPTLPAADFQTMTPDEGAVSFKIAAKDFARLIDKTRFAISTEETRYYLNGIYLHAAKADDGSAVLRTVATDGHRLALAELKAPKGAEKLTGVIVPRKTVGEARRLLDGLDEDVEIEVSDTKIILRAGRAVLTSKLIDGSFPDYARVIPKGNDKKMTVDNKAFEAAVDRVSTVSAERSRSVKLSVSNGRLTLAVNHAETGAGNEEIEAEYESEPMEIGFNAKYLLDIAGQIESSEVEFMFNDPASPALVLDPSDDSARFVVMPLRV, from the coding sequence ATGAAACTGACGATCGAACGCGGAGACCTTCTGGACGCCCTCAGCCATGTTCAGAACATTGTCGAGCGCCGGACGACAATTCCAATTCTCTCCAACGTTTTGCTGGAGGCAACCCAGGGCGCGCTGAAGCTCACCGCAACCGACCTCGACATCGAGGCCGTGGACTCTGCGCTCGCCAATGTGTCCCGCCCGGGCTCAGTAACGGCTCCGGCCGGCACGCTGTTTGACGTGGTGCGCAAGCTGCCCTCCGGCGCTGAGGTGGAGCTGGAGCTCAACCCGGAGTCCCAGCGCCTGACGATCGCCGCCGGCCGCTCACTGTTCGAACTGCCAACCCTGCCGGCAGCTGACTTCCAGACCATGACGCCCGATGAAGGCGCCGTCAGCTTCAAGATCGCCGCGAAGGATTTCGCCCGCCTGATCGACAAGACCCGCTTTGCGATCTCCACCGAAGAGACCCGCTACTATCTCAACGGCATCTATCTGCACGCCGCCAAGGCCGATGATGGCTCCGCCGTGCTGCGTACCGTCGCCACCGATGGCCACCGCCTCGCCCTGGCGGAGCTGAAAGCCCCCAAGGGCGCCGAGAAACTCACCGGCGTGATCGTGCCGCGCAAGACGGTCGGCGAAGCCCGCCGCCTGCTCGATGGCCTTGATGAAGACGTCGAGATCGAAGTCTCCGACACCAAGATCATCCTGCGCGCCGGCCGCGCGGTGCTGACCTCCAAGCTGATCGATGGCTCCTTCCCCGATTATGCCCGCGTCATCCCCAAAGGGAACGACAAGAAAATGACCGTCGACAACAAAGCCTTCGAGGCTGCGGTTGACCGCGTCTCGACGGTCTCGGCAGAGCGCTCGCGCTCGGTGAAGCTCTCCGTTTCCAATGGCCGCCTCACCCTGGCGGTGAACCATGCCGAGACCGGCGCCGGCAATGAAGAGATCGAAGCCGAGTATGAGTCCGAGCCGATGGAAATCGGCTTCAACGCCAAATACCTGCTCGACATCGCCGGCCAGATTGAATCCTCCGAAGTGGAGTTCATGTTCAATGACCCCGCCTCCCCCGCGCTCGTGCTCGATCCGTCAGACGATTCCGCGCGGTTTGTCGTGATGCCGCTGCGGGTGTAA
- a CDS encoding chromosomal replication initiator protein DnaA encodes MIWNDVRDVLRDKITESEFTRWIADLRVVAEHNGEMIVAARDPLAFDRVSSQHLRVIEKLWAAADPAERALKLICWRNAPADLRDLVDDPWAVAETPVPAEPQAPATSSGAGPAMTFDTLVTGPSNEIAVTLAKRIAAGLPAGTATTLIYGPPGTGKTHLMQALRLEAARRDTARRIVYLTAEEFMSAYLDGVKARDTSDLKKRLRAASILLIDDLHRIAGKPGTETELYQNIREVTSNGGQVVLVGDSAPGDASGFGQRMRSEIKGATAVEVELPDAGMRREILIRLAGHIAENHPAFVLTDEMMQRLNSGIRGPGRELTGAVWSLYTEAGFGERAPTMEMLDRIVRRHAGEQREPSIDVIKRATLKVFPIAKTDLEGPSKMRGFVYPRQIAMYLCRTMTRKSFPQIGRAFGKRDHTTVLYAYRRMDGDIGKDQELAADIARVQTVVLELMESGQI; translated from the coding sequence CACGGAATCTGAATTCACGCGCTGGATCGCAGACCTGCGCGTTGTCGCAGAACACAATGGCGAAATGATTGTCGCCGCGCGCGATCCGCTGGCTTTTGACCGCGTCAGCAGCCAGCATCTGCGCGTGATCGAGAAATTGTGGGCAGCCGCTGACCCGGCTGAACGCGCCCTCAAATTGATCTGTTGGCGGAATGCTCCGGCAGACCTGCGCGATCTGGTCGATGACCCATGGGCTGTTGCCGAGACGCCGGTTCCGGCCGAGCCGCAGGCACCCGCCACATCGTCGGGCGCTGGCCCGGCAATGACCTTCGACACGCTGGTGACCGGCCCGTCGAACGAAATCGCCGTGACGCTGGCAAAGCGTATTGCCGCGGGCCTTCCTGCCGGCACGGCCACCACGCTGATCTATGGCCCGCCCGGCACCGGCAAGACCCACCTCATGCAGGCCCTCCGTCTGGAAGCCGCCCGCCGGGACACTGCCCGCCGGATCGTCTACCTGACCGCCGAGGAATTCATGTCGGCCTATCTGGACGGTGTGAAGGCACGCGACACGAGCGACCTGAAGAAGCGTCTGCGGGCCGCCTCGATCCTGCTGATCGACGACCTGCACCGCATCGCCGGCAAACCCGGCACGGAAACCGAGCTCTATCAGAACATCCGCGAAGTCACGTCCAATGGCGGGCAGGTTGTTCTGGTCGGCGACTCTGCCCCAGGCGATGCCTCCGGTTTCGGCCAGCGGATGCGCAGCGAGATCAAGGGCGCGACTGCCGTTGAGGTGGAACTGCCAGATGCCGGCATGCGCCGCGAAATCCTGATCCGCCTGGCCGGCCACATCGCGGAAAATCATCCCGCCTTCGTGCTGACCGATGAGATGATGCAGCGTCTCAACTCCGGCATCCGTGGCCCCGGCCGCGAGCTGACCGGCGCGGTGTGGAGCCTCTACACCGAAGCAGGCTTCGGTGAGCGGGCGCCAACAATGGAAATGCTGGACCGCATTGTCCGCCGTCATGCCGGCGAGCAGCGCGAGCCCTCGATCGATGTAATCAAGCGGGCGACGCTGAAAGTGTTCCCGATTGCCAAGACCGATCTGGAAGGCCCGAGCAAGATGCGCGGCTTCGTCTACCCCCGTCAGATTGCGATGTATCTCTGCCGGACGATGACGCGGAAATCCTTCCCTCAGATCGGCCGGGCCTTTGGCAAACGCGACCACACAACGGTCCTTTACGCCTATCGCCGCATGGATGGGGACATCGGCAAGGACCAGGAACTGGCCGCAGACATTGCCCGCGTTCAGACTGTGGTGCTTGAGCTGATGGAAAGCGGACAAATCTGA